The following are encoded together in the Pempheris klunzingeri isolate RE-2024b chromosome 24, fPemKlu1.hap1, whole genome shotgun sequence genome:
- the LOC139223458 gene encoding sodium/hydrogen exchanger 2-like: protein MGTSVLCEMRTERGVFYTLLLLFLCCVGMKCELQDSKPAVPPTNFPVVKPFHNEPQAFPEEERASLPVFTMDYPRIQVPFEFTLWVLLASFAKIGFHVYHKITIWIPESCLLIGIGLIVGAIMHSVKEEPPAVLNSNVFFLYMLPPIVLDNGYFMPTRQFFENVGTVLWYAVVGTLWNSVGIGLSLFAICQFEVFGLQDMNLQENLLFASIISAVDPVAALNVFEDIGVNEQIYIVIFGEGLFNDAVTVALYSMFSFLADMPVVESSDVFLGMTRFFVVAAGGVLFGLLFGFVAAFTTRFTHNVRQIEPLFVFMYSYLAYLVAECFAISSVLAIITCAITMKYYVEENVSQRSCTTIRHVVKMLATISETLIFFFLGVVTITTEHEWNWAYILFTLLFAFIWRGIGILVLSQIINPFRTIQFTLKDQFGLSYGGLRGAICFALAFTLPDSINRKELFVTASIAIIIFTVFIQGISIRPIIEYINIRRTNKNLNTINVEIHTRVMEHLICGVEDLCGQWSHYYWKDKFKKFNDRILRRILVRDYKAESSIVSLYKKLELQNAIELLDTPMGDLSAAPSIVSLQDERKEASRPKKKFMAADVRKMQDILSKNMYKIRQKTMAYTNKHSLPDDSRSREILIRRHASIRRSIRAGSFRQLPEQNIQKSQKYYSLQAGGDLETAFALRRRSHGGGSDVDHHSARLQSSGVTPRSSSRSLVPMRRLNTIKESGSAGEQPTASTHPLSPSPGVDVLGNRGPGSLGGSSLRGRRAPVPDQVEGDEDPSDFVHTGDMEEPVRPPGLPPPPGWVPENQHPGENGAGNPLLRHSSLRSQRSWRS, encoded by the exons ATGGGGACGTCTGTTTTGTGTGAAATGAGGACTGAGAGAGGAGTCTTTTACAcgcttctgctcctcttcctctgctgtgttgGAATGAAATGTGAGCTTCAGGACTCGAAACCTGCCGTGCCTCCGACCAACTTCCCTGTTGTCAAACCTTTCCACAATGAACCGCAGGCCTtcccagaggaggagagggccaGCCTTCCTGTGTTTACTATGGACTACCCTCGGATCCAGGTCCCCTTTGAGTTTACACTGTGGGTGCTGCTGGCCTCTTTCGCCAAAATTG GTTTCCACGTTTACCATAAAATCACCATCTGGATCCCAGAGTCCTGCCTCCTGATCGGCATCGGCCTCATCGTTGGTGCCATCATGCACTCAGTGAAAGAGGAGCCCCCAGCCGTCCTCAACTCCAACGTCTTCTTCCTCTACATGCTTCCACCCATCGTCCTCGACAACGGCTACTTCATGCCCACGAGGCAGTTCTTCGAAAACGTCGGCACGGTGCTGTGGTACGCCGTGGTGGGAACTCTGTGGAACAGTGTCGGCATCGGGCTGTCCCTCTTCGCCATCTGCCAGTTTGAGGTGTTTGGACTTCAGGACATGAACCTGCAG GAGAACTTGCTGTTCGCCTCCATCATCTCGGCTGTGGACCCGGTGGCTGCGCTGAATGTGTTTGAGGACATTGGAGTCAATGAGCAGATATATATAGTCATATTTGGAGAGGGACTCTTCAACGATGCTGTCACTGTG GCACTCTACAGCATGTTCTCCTTTTTGGCAGACATGCCCGTTGTTGAATCCAGTGATGTGTTTCTGGGCATGACCCGGTTCTTTGTGGTGGCAGCCGGAGGCGTCCTCTTCGGCCTTCTGTTTGGATTCGTGGCTGCGTTCACCACACGTTTCACCCACAACGTCCGTCAGATCGAGCCCCTCTTCGTCTTCATGTACAGCTACCTGGCGTACCTGGTGGCTGAGTGCTTTGCCATCTCCAGCGTCTTGGC CATTATAACTTGTGCCATCACGATGAAGTACTACGTGGAGGAGAACGTGTCCCAGAGATCCTGCACCACCATCCGCCATGTTGTCAAGATGTTGGCCACCATCTCGGAAAccctcatcttcttcttcctgggTGTTGTTACCATAACGACTGAGCACGAGTGGAATTGGGCCTACATCCTGTTTACGCTGCTGTTTGCCTTCATCTGGAGAGGAATCG GCATCCTGGTGCTGTCCCAGATCATCAACCCGTTCCGAACCATCCAGTTCACGTTGAAGGATCAGTTTGGCCTCTCCTACGGAGGCCTGCGAGGGGCAATCTGCTTTGCCCTGGCCTTCACGCTGCCTGATAGCATCAACAGAAAGGAGCTGTTTGTCACTGCTTCAATTGCCATAATTATATTCACCGTTTTCATACAA GGCATCAGCATCCGTCCCATCATAGAATACATAAATATCAGGAGAACCAACAAAAACCTGAACACCATCAACGTAGAGATTCACACCAGG GTGATGGAGCATCTTATTTGCGGTGTTGAGGACTTGTGTGGACAATGGAGCCACTATTACTGGAAAGACAA GTTTAAGAAATTCAATGATCGTATTTTGAGGCGTATCCTGGTCCGGGACTACAAGGCTGAGTCCAGCATTGTGTCTCTGTACAAGAAACTGGAGCTGCAGAACGCCATCGAGTTACTGGACACACCTATGGGAGACCTTAGCGCGGCGCCATCTATCGTCTCTCTGCA AGACGAGAGGAAGGAGGCGTCTCGACCGAAGAAGAAGTTCATGGCAGCTGACGTGAGGAAAATGCAGGACATCCTCTCAAAGAACATGTACAAGATCAGACAGAAG ACGATGGCTTACACCAACAAACACAGTCTGCCCGATGACAGCCGATCCAGGGAGATTCTGATTCGCCGCCACGCGAGTATCAGACGCAGCATCCGTGCTGGAAGTTTCCGTCAGCTG cctgagCAAAACATCCAGAAGTCTCAGAAGTACTACTCCCTCCAGGCTGGTGGAGATCTGGAGACAGCCTTTGCACTCAGAAGACGAAGTCATG GTGGTGGCAGTGATGTGGACCATCACTCAGCCCGTCTCCAGTCCTCTGGTGTGACACCACGCTCCTCATCCCGCTCTCTAGTTCCTATGAGGAGGCTGAACACCATCAAGGAGTCTGGAAGTGCAGGGGAGCAGCCCACCGCTTCCACCCACCCACTCTCACCCTCTCCTGGGGTAGATGTTCTGGGCAACAGGGGTCCTGGAAGCCTGGGAGGGTCAAGCCTCAGAGGCAGGAGAGCGCCAGTTCCTGATCAGGTAGAGGGAGATGAAGACCCTAGTGACTTTGTACATACAGGAGACATGGAGGAACCAGTGCGTCCTCCTGGGCTGCCACCCCCTCCCGGCTGGGTGCCCGAGAACCAGCATCCCGGAGAAAATGGGGCAGGAAACCCCCTACTTAGACACTCGTCACTGAGGTCTCAACGCTCATGGAGATCATGA